The Thermoanaerobaculia bacterium genomic sequence GTCGATCGCCCACGATTCGGTATCCCGCATGCCCGCCGGCGCGAAGACGTGCTCGCGCACGTACCGGTAGTAATCCTCGCCGCTCGCCGCCTCGATGATCAGCCCGAGAACGACGTATCCGGCGTTCGAATACTCCCGCCGCGTTCCCGGCTCGAAGCGGAGAGGATCGTCCTGGAAGAGCGGAAGGTAGTCGGCGAGGGCGCGGAGCTTTCCTTTCGGCATCGCCTCGAACCGGGGTCCGAAGATGTCCCCCATCCCGGAGGTCATCGAGACGAGCTGCCCGATCGTCACCCGGTCGGCGTACGCCGCCGGATAGGACGGGAGGCGCTTCCGGATCGTGTCGGAGAGCGACAGCTTTCCGGCGGCCGCGAGCTGCCCGATCGCGACCTGCGTGAAGATCTTGTTGATCGAGCCGAGGTTGAACCGGGTGTCGATCGTGTTGGCGATCTTCTTCTCGCGATCCGCGAGACCCCACGCCTTCCGGAAAAAAGGGCGTCCCCCGCGGGCAAGGAGCGCCACTCCGGAGAATTCGCCCCGGGCGGCGGCCGCCGTCAGATACGCGTCGGCGGCGCTCGCCGCCTCCGCATCGGTCGCCATCGGCGCGGGGGGCGGCTCCCGGTCGGCCGGCGTGTCGGCGTCTTCGACGCTGATTCCGGCGAGTCTTCCCGCCTCCCGCGGATCGGCGGCGAAATCGAGTTCCCGCCACTCCTTCGTGTCGTTCCGGACGAGAACGGCCACGCGGTCGGCCGTCGATTCCAGGACCCGCTCGATCCGGAAATGCCCGTTGGCCTTTCGCATTTCGCGGTAGACCTCGAGGCGGGCCGACGCCGGGCGCTCCCGGAGAGACTCCGGCGTGAAGTGGTCCTCGAAGAACCGGCGGACCCGATCTTCGTCGCCGGAGTTGAACGCGTCGAAGTACGCCGCGGCGGCGCGGCCGAGGGGGGTGTCCGGCAGGGGCGCGGCCGCGGGGGCCGCCGCCGTTCCGGCGGACTCCGGATTCGCCCGGACGACCGATCCGGCCGCGACCAGCACCAAAAATCCCAGAGCACCGATCCTCCCGAAGGGACGTCGAGTCATGGTTCTTCCTCCCGGGAAGACTGTCGCGGGGAGTTATGAATTTTCGATGAACGGAAGGAAGAGCGTGACGACGGTCCCGCGCCCCGTCTCGCTGCGAAGCGACACGTCGCCTCCCTGGGCGCGCGCGAGTTCGCGCACGATCGAGAGGCCGAGCCCGCTCCCCCCGGTCTCGCGCGCCCGCGACGGATCCGCCCGGTAGAAACGCTCGAAAACGCGCGGCCGGTGCTCCTCGGGAATCCCCTCCCCGTCGTCCCTCACGGCGAGCGACGCGAAACCCGGCTCCGACGGCCGGGCCTCGACGACCACGCTCCCCCCCGGAGCCGAGTGGGCGATCGCGTTCTCGAGGAGATTCCGGAGCATCTGCGCGAGGCGCCTCCGGTCGGCCTTCAGGGGGGGAAGATCGGAAGCCACGTCGGCGCACAGGCGCACGCCGCGGGCGCTCGCGCGCGGCCCGTGCGACGCGATCGAATTCCGGACCGCCTCCTCGACGGAGACCGCCTCGACGTCGAGGCCGAGCACGCCGGCGTCCGCCCGCGCCAGATCGGCGAGGTCTTCGACGATGCGCGAGAGGACGGCGACGTCCTCGTGGAGCGAGGCGAGGAGCGCCGCGTCGGGCGGGAGGAGGCCGTCCTGGAGCGCTTCGATCTGCGCCCGGAGATTCGTGAGAGGCGTGCGCAGCTCGTGCGCGCTGTCCGCGACGAACCGCCGGCGAGCTTCCTCCTGCCGTCCGAGCGCTTCGGCCATCGCGTTGAACGCCCCCGCCAGGACGCCGAGCTCGTCGTGCGACCGCACCGGGACCCGCCGCGCCCGATCGCCCCGCTCCATCTCGCGCGCGGCGCGCGTGAGCGCCTCGACGGGAGCGACGATCCGGCGGGCGAAGAGCGCCGCCGCGATCGCGGCGATCAGGCCGACGCCCGCGGTCCCCGCCAGCAGCGACCGATCGAGCGAGCGGGCCGCCTCCGCGGGCGCGGTTCCGCGGCGGACGATCCGGCGCACCGAGCCGTCCGGCTGGAGGAGACGCACGTCCTCGATCCTCTCGAGCTCCCGCCTTCCCGCGAGACTCGAGATTCCGCCGAGGACGGCGAGCGCCGCGAAGACGAGGCCGACCGTGAGAAGGATCAACCTCGCCCGCAGACTACGGAGCATCGCGCCCTCCGGCGAGGCGATAACCGACTCCGAAAACGGTTTCGATCCCGGCGCCGCCCGCCGGCCGACGCGCGCGCAGCTTGCGCCGGATCTTCATCACGTGCGCGTCCACGGTCCGTTCGAGAGCCTCGGACTCTTCCGGAAGCGCCCGCTCGGCCAGAACGGCCCTCGGGACGGGCCGTCCGCGCGATTCGAGGAGGGCCTCCATCAGCCGGAATTCGGTGGGCGTGAGCGCGAGCGGCTCCCCGTCGAGCGTCGCCTGATGGCGCGCGGGGTCGAGCGCGATCGGTCCGGCGCGGAGCACGCGATCTTCGCGCTCCGGCTTCCGGCTCCTCCTGAGCACCGCGCGGACCCGCGCCACGACCTCGCGCGGCGAGAAGGGCTTCGTCACGTAATCGTCCGCG encodes the following:
- a CDS encoding serine hydrolase domain-containing protein; protein product: MTRRPFGRIGALGFLVLVAAGSVVRANPESAGTAAAPAAAPLPDTPLGRAAAAYFDAFNSGDEDRVRRFFEDHFTPESLRERPASARLEVYREMRKANGHFRIERVLESTADRVAVLVRNDTKEWRELDFAADPREAGRLAGISVEDADTPADREPPPAPMATDAEAASAADAYLTAAAARGEFSGVALLARGGRPFFRKAWGLADREKKIANTIDTRFNLGSINKIFTQVAIGQLAAAGKLSLSDTIRKRLPSYPAAYADRVTIGQLVSMTSGMGDIFGPRFEAMPKGKLRALADYLPLFQDDPLRFEPGTRREYSNAGYVVLGLIIEAASGEDYYRYVREHVFAPAGMRDTESWAID
- a CDS encoding ATP-binding protein, translating into MLRSLRARLILLTVGLVFAALAVLGGISSLAGRRELERIEDVRLLQPDGSVRRIVRRGTAPAEAARSLDRSLLAGTAGVGLIAAIAAALFARRIVAPVEALTRAAREMERGDRARRVPVRSHDELGVLAGAFNAMAEALGRQEEARRRFVADSAHELRTPLTNLRAQIEALQDGLLPPDAALLASLHEDVAVLSRIVEDLADLARADAGVLGLDVEAVSVEEAVRNSIASHGPRASARGVRLCADVASDLPPLKADRRRLAQMLRNLLENAIAHSAPGGSVVVEARPSEPGFASLAVRDDGEGIPEEHRPRVFERFYRADPSRARETGGSGLGLSIVRELARAQGGDVSLRSETGRGTVVTLFLPFIENS
- a CDS encoding response regulator transcription factor; protein product: MTPATILVAEDDAKTAGLLRLYLQNAGYRVVVATRGDEALRVLRSEPPDLVLLDRMLPGVSGDAVCRAVRAEGDAPVIFVTARAEEEDRLRGLGWGADDYVTKPFSPREVVARVRAVLRRSRKPEREDRVLRAGPIALDPARHQATLDGEPLALTPTEFRLMEALLESRGRPVPRAVLAERALPEESEALERTVDAHVMKIRRKLRARRPAGGAGIETVFGVGYRLAGGRDAP